The Ignavibacteria bacterium genome contains the following window.
CTCATAAATTAATGAACCCCCAGGTTGTTCTTCCCAGATTTGATAAGTATGAAATAAATCAAAATAATGTCCCATCTCATGTGGCAAAGTTGTCTCAGGTGCTGTGTTCTTTACTATTATCCCCTGCGGCCCCCTGTCAAATCTTGGACTAAAGCTGGATAATCCATAGTAATCCATTAATCTATAAACAAAATATATATTTATACAACCAGGTATATTATTAATCATCCTTAATTGATCTGCTTCCTGTCTATTGTCTATTGTATAATAAATATCACTATCTATTGTATCAATTGAATAAATATAAAATCTGAACAATGCCTGAGAAAAATAATAATTTAATTTCGAAATCTTATAATTTAGCTCATCGCCTGATATCCCATACTGTCCCTGAGAATTTCTTACTATATGAATAGCTAATCTTAAAGGAGGTGTCATTTCATTTCTCTTATATAAGGAAAGATTACCTGACTTTGCCTGTTCTATGGTAACACCCTGAGGAATTTCTGTAAGACATTCAACCTCTTCTTGTGAATAAAGTAAAGAGGTCAATATCAAAGAAAAAATCACTATAATTTTTGCTCTTAATCTCATATTTATCTTCCTCCTTATTTAATAAAATTTTATTTTAAGAGCAGACATAGTATTTTTGTATGTAAGTAAAATTAAATCCTGAGCTGGTCAGGCTGGATTTTTTTATGTTTTACTTACAATACACACTCCAATCTGTGCTGCCCTCACAGATTGGAGTTCTTTATTTTTTTTAACCATCTGTCCCCTCATCTTCTTTTTCCTACAACAAGTAATGCTTTTGAATGTGTAGGATCTACATATATTAATCCCACTCCAACTACTATATCGCCCTTCACATTACCACCATAAAAAGCATGTAGTATTAAATGATTCCCATATATCTTTCTTAAATTATATCCATTATAATGATATATCTCATTTTGATCTGAAAATGTAAAAACATCATTTACATCATTACCCCTCATCGCATATACCCAATCTGGTGCATAGTCCAGTACCTTCTTCGGATATGTCCCCAATCTTACATTCTCTCTAAAAAATCCTTTTGAGCCTACTGTAAACAAATAATCACCAGAGGTAAAAATATTGTGTATCGTTCCCCCATATGGTGGATCGTATGTCATTACATTTGTCTTATACCACTTTACTCTAACGTTCTTATCCTTTATCTCAAGTAATGTGGCTTTATATTCATTGACTGTGTTATAACCACATATAAATATCTTACCATCACTTGTCTGTCCATGTATGTCAATGAAATTTACATCCACTCCGCTCTCTATCTTCGTCCATCTATTACCATCCCAGTGCGCTATGTTGTCATTGTAACCTACTGCATATAAATCAGAACTGCTGCTGCCCCACATTTTATTAACTTGCCAACCATCTCCATTTGGCATTAATGGCCAGCCATTCATATGCACTTTATATTTTGAACCATCCCAATGAATATTTCCTTCAAACCAAATATCATTTGCTGAAAATGCAAAAACTGTATGGCAAGCCCAACCACCTACTCTACCTATTTTCTTCAACTCCCAATTACTTCCATCCCAATGGACCGCGTTGTAAGTTGTGTAACCATTTATACTTGTATCTGCAATTCTTATTTCACCCACAGCCCATATATCATTTTCATCTATTATTGCTACATCATGTAATGCACTAAGTCCTATATCGCCAAATTCAAATACCTGCCAGGTAAAATTTCGGCTTGTTGTGTCAAGTGTTATAAATCTTGATAAATTGCTCCTGTAATAATTTATTCCATCCCCTGTACCTTTTACATATATATCATAACTCCTCTTCGGTTGTAAATTTTCTACTATCAAAATTGTATCTATTGACCTCAACTCACCTATCGAACTAACTAAACTATCATTACAATATACCTCCAACCTTATAGGCAATGCAAGATCTCTCACATTTAACCTTAAATATACTTCAGTGCATAATATACTCTCAAGACTTAAGTTTAACCTTTGTACCTCCTCAGGTTCCACTGGCGTCTTCTTACAAACATTATTTGTAAATATCAAAAACAATATTATACCTAAAAATATAAATTTATACCTCATTGGATATTTACTCCTCCCATATTTACATTTATTTCTACAATATTATTATTAATGAGGGTGATAAAGAAATGATATATTTTTTGTATCTGATTCATTGTTACAGCCAATATTTCTGTGTCAAATTAAATAATTTTTTTTTGTCAACAATTTTTATAAACGTTTGTTTGAATATTTGACAAGCTCTGCCTTAATTGAGCTTTTAGAAATTAATCGTTGTCATACTTCGATGATTTCAGTATAACAAGGAAGGGGATGTCATACTGAACACCGACGAAGATAATGTCAGCCCTTCAGGATTTTGATTTTTCTTGTGTCTTCAATTTTTTCTATAATAATTTCATCCATTTTGTATTAGATTTTTTTTGCGCGGCACATAATTCTTTCTACAAATAGGTCGTCGCTACGCGACTTTTATTTTTGGCTCTTCAACATTTTTTCTACAAATAGGTCGTTGCTATGCAACTTAATTTTTAATGTTGTTCAATATTTTTTTTACAAATAGGTCATCGCTTTGCGATTTCTCTTGAAATGTCTTTTTTTATTGAACTTTATAAAGCTTCGTAGGAGCGACCTATTTGTAGAAAAGACAAAAAACAAAAAAAAACAAAGCTCCATAGATGTGACCTATTTTTAGAATTAACCACGAAGTGGTGAAATTATTATAGAATGAAATTCACACAAGCAAAAAAATTAAAACTCCGAAGGAGTGACATTTTATGATCAATGATAGAAATCAATCATATATTTCAATCGAATTTTAGTTTTGATATAATGTCATCCCTTCGGGATTTTGTCTTTTGTTGTGCCTTCAATTTTATCTATAATAATTTCATCCCTTTGGGATTTTTTCTCTTTGAAATTGATTTTTCTTATAACAATTTCATCCCTTTGGGATTTAATTTTCATTTGCGGAATTAAAATCAATCTCTTTTTTGAAATAATTTTCTCAACTCCGAAGGAGTTGAATTTGATTAGCCCCGAGTTACACTCGGAGAATATTATCAAAAGAAAATTCCAACCCTGAAGGGGTTGAATGTGGATTTCAAAATTTTTTTAATGTTTGATCTGTAATCGAATTTTTAAAATCGTCTAGAACAATTTATGTTATAATTGAACCCATTTAGGGTTCTTTGTTTTTTTGTTTCTCTACCCCCAATCCGATTGGGGGCTATTCACATTAAACCCCTGCGGGGTTTTTATATTTTTTGTTTTTTTATGTGTAATTGTCATTTTCAATAATAATTTCATCCATTTTGTATTAGATTTTTTTTGTGCGGCACATAATTCTTTCTACAAATAGGTCGTCGCTACGCGACTATAATTTTGGGGTTTTTAAAAATTCTCTCTACAAATAGGACGTTGCTACGCAACTTTAATTTTTCTGTGTCTAACAAATCCTTGGTAACTGTTCCCCTGAAATCATATCAACTATTCTGGTGCTGCCGATTAATGTTTTCATTGTGACAAGCGATAAACCTTCTTCAATAACTTTCCCTATTATTCGAGATTCTTTCCCATGAGGATTTTTCTTCATCGCATCAAGGACTTTTTCTGCATCACTCTCATCTACAAAAACTAAGATTTTACCTTCATTGGCAATGTATAGCGGGTCGAGACCCAAAATTTCACAAGCACCCATCACTTCCTCTGATACTGGAATTTCTTTTTCATAAATCTCAATCTTTACATTTGCCGATGAAGCAATTTCATTTAATGCACTTGCCAGCCCGCCACGAGTTGGATCCCGCATTACACTTATCTTATTTGAAACTTTCAGAATATCTTCAACTAATCCATTTAATGGTGCAGTATCACTTTTAATTTTAGTCTCGAATTCAAGACCTTCTCTCTCTGACATAATTGCAATACCATGCTCTGCAATTCTCCCATTTATAATAATGACATCTCCTGATTTCACTTTTTTTGGTGAGATTTCCAATCCTTCGTAAACTAATCCAATTCCGGAAGTATTAATAAAAATTTTATCACCTTTACCTTTTTCTACTACTTTAGTATCACCAGTAACAATCATTACACCTGCTTCGTCTGCTGCTTTCTTCATACTTAAAACTATCTGCCATAATTCTTCAATTTCTAATCCCTCCTCTATAATAAATCCAGCTGAAATAAATAAAGGTTTTGCACCACAAACAGCTAAATCGTTTACAGTTCCATTTATTGCAAGTTCACCAATATTTCCGCCAGGAAAGAAAATCGGATTTACTACATAAGAATCAGTTGTAAAAGCAAACTTGTTTCCACTGATCTCAAAAATTGCTCCATCGTGAAGTTCATTTAAATATTCATTTCCAAATTGATTAAGAAACATCTTTGAAATTAATTGATGCGTTAATGTTCCTCCACCGCCGTGGGCGAGTAAAACTTTTTCATATTCTGATTTTGGAATCGGACAGCTTAATTGAAATTCCATTTTTCAACTCAGTTTATTTTGACTTTCTTATAATGAAAATAAGCAGCACAGGCTCCCTCTGATGAAACCATTGGTGCACCGAGTGGATTTTCTGGTGTACATTCTTTTCCAAAAGCTGGACATTCAATTGGCAGCTTTAATCCCTGCAAAACTTCTCCGGCAATACAAACTTCAGGTTCATCCACTTGTAAATTTTTAATATCAAAAATCTTTTCAGCATCAAAATCTGAAAACTCATCTTTTAATTTTAAACCGCTTTTTGGAATTAATCCTATTCCTCTCCATTTTCTATCAGTTATTTCAAAAACTTTTTTTATAACTTCTTTTGCAGCAAGATTTCCTTCTTTTCTCACAACTCTCGAATATTGATTTTCAACAATATTCTTTCCCTCTTCAAGCAGAGTTACACATTTCAAAATTCCTTGAAGGATATCAATAGGTTCAAATCCAGTTACAACGATTGGTATTTTGTATTTTTCAGCTAATGGTAAATATTCTTCATAACCCATAACTGTGCAGACATGACCAGCTGCGAGAAATCCATTTATACTCGAATTAAATCCGCTCATCAAAGCTTCAATTGCTGGCGGAACCAAAACATGTGAACAAAGAATTGAATAATTTTTTAATCCAAGTTCTTTTGCTCTTAATACAGACATTCCATTTGCCGGTGCAGTAGTTTCAAATCCAACAGCGAAGAAAACAACTTTCTTATCCGGATTCGATTGAGCGATTTTAACAGCATCCAGTGGTGAATAAACCATTCTGACATCACCACCATTTGCTTTAACTGAGAGTAAATCTAATTTAGAACCGGGAACTCTTAACATATCTCCAAATGAAGTAAAAATAACATCTGGTTGTGATGCAATCTCAATAGCTTTGTCAATCATCTCGAGAGATGTCACACAAACCGGGCAGCCAGGACCATGAATTAGTCTAATTTTATCTGGCAGTAATTCATCAATGTTGTATTTTAAAATTGAATGAGTTTGACCTCCGCAAACTTCCATTATTGTCCAGTTTCGTTTCGTCACCTCTTTTATCTTTAAAGCTAAATTTTGAGCTGCTTCGGGATTTCTGAATTCACTTAAGTATTTCATTGCTCGCTCTCATTGGATTGATCCAGTTCATTCAATTCACCCATTTCTTTCAAGATGCGAAGTGTTTCCATTGCCTCTTTTTCATCAATTTTATTAAGAGCAAATCCAACATGCACTAAAACATAATCACCAACCTGTAAATCCGGAATCCAGGCGACGCATACATCTTTTTTGACGCCGCCGAAATTTACTTTTGCCATTTTAATTAAATCTGTCCCTTCATAAATTTCCTCAACTTTCCCAGGAACTGCCAGACACATAATTAACCTCCTTCTTTAATTTTGAAATCTTTTACTAAAAATATTGTTTTTAAGAATTATTTTCTCTGTATTAAAACAACTCTTTTCTTTTTCTCTGCAAAACATTAATCATCATTCTCATCAATCTTTTTTATTTTTAAGATGGTAAGCTGCAATTTGACCAAAAGAAATTCCACCATCATTGGTTGGAATTCTTTGATGCCAGTAAACCTGAAAATTTTCATCTTTCAATCTTTTGATCGTTCTTTCAAGCAAATAAACATTTTGAAAGCAGCCACCGCTTAGAAGAACTTTCTGCATATTGAAATGTTTTGCCACTTGAACAATTATTTCGCATAGTGTATTGTGAAATTTCGCTGAGATCATTCCTTTGCTGATTTCTTTTTCAACATCATTAATTATTCCTTCAATGATTTTTTTCCAATCAATAATTAAAATTTCATTAGATTGAAATTCAAATTCATAGAAATCATCGATTCCATTTTCTATTGCAAATTCAAGTTTCATTGCAGCCTGACCTTCAAAATTTGAATAATCAGTTATTCCAATTAATGAAGATACAGCATCAAAAAGCCTTCCCGCACTTACACACTCGGGGGAATTAATCTTCTTTCCAATTTGATTGACTAATAATTTTAATTCAACTTCACCAAACTTTGATTTTAAAATTGGCATATTGATAATATCACTACCATAAATTTCATAAAGAACTCCTGCAAGAGTTCTTTTCGGTTCACGAATTGCTTTTTCACCTGATGGTAAATGAAATTTTCGAAATTGACCTAAGTGTTGAAAAGTTTCATTATCAATGAAAAAGAATTCGCTGCCCCAGATTTTTCCATCAAAGCCGTAACCTGTTCCATCCCAGGAAACTCCAAGTGCTTCACCTTTGACCTGATTTTCGAGCTTGCATGCAGCAATATGTGCAAGATGATGTTGAATTAACTTGTAATCTTTTTTTTGTTCTCTTAAGAACTTTGTCGATAAATATTCAGGATGCAGATCACCTGCAAATTTTAATCTATCAACTTCATAAAGAGTTTGAAAATCAGTTATCGTCCGCTGAAAAGCATTGAATGATTCAAAAGTCGAAAGATCTCCGATGTGTTGACTTATAAAAACCTGCTCTCTTTTTTTAAGCGAAATCGTATTTTTAAGATGACCTCCAACAGCGATTAAATTTTCTTCAATCATATTTTCAATTAAATAAGGTAAAGGTGCATAACCTCTGGCTCTCCTGATTATAAATTCACGATTATTAATTATCCTTGCAATAGAATCATCACAATGTCGGAGTATAGGTCTATTATGGACAAGGAAATAATCTGCTATTCCATTAAGTCTCTTTAATGCTTCATATTCATCAATACAAATTGGTTC
Protein-coding sequences here:
- a CDS encoding HypC/HybG/HupF family hydrogenase formation chaperone; the protein is MCLAVPGKVEEIYEGTDLIKMAKVNFGGVKKDVCVAWIPDLQVGDYVLVHVGFALNKIDEKEAMETLRILKEMGELNELDQSNESEQ
- the hypE gene encoding hydrogenase expression/formation protein HypE, which encodes MEFQLSCPIPKSEYEKVLLAHGGGGTLTHQLISKMFLNQFGNEYLNELHDGAIFEISGNKFAFTTDSYVVNPIFFPGGNIGELAINGTVNDLAVCGAKPLFISAGFIIEEGLEIEELWQIVLSMKKAADEAGVMIVTGDTKVVEKGKGDKIFINTSGIGLVYEGLEISPKKVKSGDVIIINGRIAEHGIAIMSEREGLEFETKIKSDTAPLNGLVEDILKVSNKISVMRDPTRGGLASALNEIASSANVKIEIYEKEIPVSEEVMGACEILGLDPLYIANEGKILVFVDESDAEKVLDAMKKNPHGKESRIIGKVIEEGLSLVTMKTLIGSTRIVDMISGEQLPRIC
- a CDS encoding glucosyl transferase — encoded protein: MPIRLEVYCNDSLVSSIGELRSIDTILIVENLQPKRSYDIYVKGTGDGINYYRSNLSRFITLDTTSRNFTWQVFEFGDIGLSALHDVAIIDENDIWAVGEIRIADTSINGYTTYNAVHWDGSNWELKKIGRVGGWACHTVFAFSANDIWFEGNIHWDGSKYKVHMNGWPLMPNGDGWQVNKMWGSSSSDLYAVGYNDNIAHWDGNRWTKIESGVDVNFIDIHGQTSDGKIFICGYNTVNEYKATLLEIKDKNVRVKWYKTNVMTYDPPYGGTIHNIFTSGDYLFTVGSKGFFRENVRLGTYPKKVLDYAPDWVYAMRGNDVNDVFTFSDQNEIYHYNGYNLRKIYGNHLILHAFYGGNVKGDIVVGVGLIYVDPTHSKALLVVGKRR
- the hypF gene encoding carbamoyltransferase HypF is translated as MIERVKIIIRGAVQGVGFRPFIFRLAKELNLNGYVNNSSKGVFIEAEGELNRLKEFIIRIEKEKPSISIIQSFEYSFLDPIGYTHFEIRKSEKEEEISALILPDIAVCKDCLRELFDPSDRRYLYPFINCTNCGPRFTIIEMLPYDRQKTTMKSFKMCSDCEREYRNPEDRRFHAQPIACPVCGPQVELWNSRGEKIAEKTDAIYQSIDLINQGKILAIKGLGGFHLIVNAADNNAVRNLRSKKHREEKPFALMFPDISSVKKVCEVNELEERLLLSPESPIVLLKKKKAANEIKISELIAPENPYLGIMLPYTPLHHIMMKFLQKPIVATSGNLSEEPICIDEYEALKRLNGIADYFLVHNRPILRHCDDSIARIINNREFIIRRARGYAPLPYLIENMIEENLIAVGGHLKNTISLKKREQVFISQHIGDLSTFESFNAFQRTITDFQTLYEVDRLKFAGDLHPEYLSTKFLREQKKDYKLIQHHLAHIAACKLENQVKGEALGVSWDGTGYGFDGKIWGSEFFFIDNETFQHLGQFRKFHLPSGEKAIREPKRTLAGVLYEIYGSDIINMPILKSKFGEVELKLLVNQIGKKINSPECVSAGRLFDAVSSLIGITDYSNFEGQAAMKLEFAIENGIDDFYEFEFQSNEILIIDWKKIIEGIINDVEKEISKGMISAKFHNTLCEIIVQVAKHFNMQKVLLSGGCFQNVYLLERTIKRLKDENFQVYWHQRIPTNDGGISFGQIAAYHLKNKKD
- the hypD gene encoding hydrogenase formation protein HypD; this encodes MKYLSEFRNPEAAQNLALKIKEVTKRNWTIMEVCGGQTHSILKYNIDELLPDKIRLIHGPGCPVCVTSLEMIDKAIEIASQPDVIFTSFGDMLRVPGSKLDLLSVKANGGDVRMVYSPLDAVKIAQSNPDKKVVFFAVGFETTAPANGMSVLRAKELGLKNYSILCSHVLVPPAIEALMSGFNSSINGFLAAGHVCTVMGYEEYLPLAEKYKIPIVVTGFEPIDILQGILKCVTLLEEGKNIVENQYSRVVRKEGNLAAKEVIKKVFEITDRKWRGIGLIPKSGLKLKDEFSDFDAEKIFDIKNLQVDEPEVCIAGEVLQGLKLPIECPAFGKECTPENPLGAPMVSSEGACAAYFHYKKVKIN